The window TCGGAACTCCGTTCAAATCTCCGTGTCCTGCCTCCGGATCGGAGCCGTGGAGCTCCGAGATCTCCTCCTTTCTCGACGATTCCCTCTCCGAGATGGCTCAAATCGGAAAATCCACCGATCATCTTAGTCCGGTTTATATCGGTTCAATACATTAATTTACGTTTAATACGATTCGGTTTATATCGGTTCAATACGTTAATTTATGTTGAATAAGATTCGGTTTATATCGGTTCTATACATTAATTTTATGTTGAATTGTGTTAACCAGACTAAACCAGAATACAATTCATGCGCGATTTGCTGCTTGGCCAAGAACAGAGAGTTCACTCCAGTTGATATCATGCCTGGAGGCTCGATGAAGATAATGAGGGAGACTCCGACGTCTGCCATCGTGAGGTTTAAAGCGGGAAGCGTGGAGCCGGCGCACCACCACACGTTTGGTCATGATCTTGTAGTCATCAAAGGGAAGAAGAGCGTGTGGAATGTGAGTAAGAGTGAGAGAGCTGATCTCGTTGAGGGAGATTATCTATTCACTCCGGCTGGTGATGTTCATAGAGTCAAGTATTATGAAGACACTGAGTTCTTTATAACTTGGGATGGTCGTTGGGATATCTTCCTTGACGAAGATCTCGAGACTGCAAAGAAAGCCATCCAACAAGAAGCTTCTTGAAGCTGTGAATGTTATGAaagttttaaataaataatacaaatGTTCGTCTCTTGTGAATGCTATAAGAGTTTTTTTCTACACATTGTTTCTTGTTGTACAATCATTAGACAAGACTTAGCTCATCAGAAACTGTAGAAGAAGAAAGCTTCTTGTTTAGCTCGGCTAGCTCTTCACCGGCGTCACAGATGTAAGACGAAGCTTGTCTCCCTGACAATGTCGCTCCTTCCATACTATCTATGTAATC is drawn from Brassica rapa cultivar Chiifu-401-42 chromosome A05, CAAS_Brap_v3.01, whole genome shotgun sequence and contains these coding sequences:
- the LOC103849151 gene encoding DNA damage-repair/toleration protein DRT102; protein product: MAGAASTSDPPLKIITGADAFGASLKDAMVSHLRSLGIAVEDTGVSSYYSAGAEVGRRVSSASSSSSEIRGLVCCGTGVGVAMFANKFPGVYAATCLTVEDAVNARSISDCNVLALSGAKTSPESAVEIFDAWIGTPFKSPCPASGSEPWSSEISSFLDDSLSEMAQIGKSTDHLSPTKPEYNSCAICCLAKNREFTPVDIMPGGSMKIMRETPTSAIVRFKAGSVEPAHHHTFGHDLVVIKGKKSVWNVSKSERADLVEGDYLFTPAGDVHRVKYYEDTEFFITWDGRWDIFLDEDLETAKKAIQQEAS